A part of Planococcus sp. MB-3u-03 genomic DNA contains:
- the cccA gene encoding cytochrome c550, with protein sequence MQKNAIVPYILIMAFGIGLIFFLSLEGVGNEAEIAEEQAAEEGGGEEAAEGEGGEEAASGDFDPEATAQASCVSCHGSSYEGGVGPSLVGTALSQEEIEEILINGKGTMPAGLVPEENVPAMAEWVLSLE encoded by the coding sequence ATGCAAAAGAATGCAATTGTACCTTATATCTTAATCATGGCTTTCGGTATTGGCCTGATTTTCTTCCTGTCATTGGAAGGAGTCGGCAATGAAGCTGAAATTGCTGAAGAACAAGCGGCAGAAGAAGGCGGCGGAGAAGAAGCAGCTGAAGGCGAAGGCGGAGAAGAAGCGGCAAGCGGCGACTTCGACCCGGAAGCTACAGCACAAGCAAGCTGTGTTTCTTGCCACGGTTCAAGCTATGAAGGCGGAGTCGGCCCATCACTTGTAGGCACAGCACTTTCGCAAGAAGAAATTGAAGAGATTCTGATCAACGGTAAAGGAACAATGCCAGCTGGACTTGTCCCTGAAGAGAACGTACCAGCAATGGCTGAGTGGGTACTTTCACTCGAATAG
- a CDS encoding tRNA (adenine(22)-N(1))-methyltransferase, with translation MNAQQLSVRLMKVAEYVQAGAVVADIGSDHAYLPCHLLHHGIASRAVAGEIVKGPYESAKKQVRAEGLEGKITVRLAPGLEAIEPADGITAVTIAGMGGSLIASILEEGKDRLEGVERLILQPNVHAQAIRQWAVQNGWHIVAEEILKEKDKIYEILVLEPTAEEVQLDAKELLFGPELLKQQTEIFKEKWQREATQWKAIAERLENTQQTEDIRTKKEQLLEKIALMEEVFADENS, from the coding sequence ATGAACGCGCAGCAATTATCAGTTCGATTAATGAAAGTGGCAGAATATGTGCAAGCAGGTGCGGTCGTGGCAGATATCGGCTCAGATCACGCCTATTTGCCATGCCACCTTCTCCATCACGGCATCGCGAGCCGTGCGGTTGCCGGAGAGATCGTCAAAGGCCCTTATGAATCGGCGAAAAAGCAAGTACGCGCGGAAGGGCTTGAAGGCAAAATTACGGTCCGGCTCGCCCCTGGGCTTGAAGCGATTGAACCGGCAGACGGGATTACGGCGGTGACCATCGCCGGGATGGGTGGTTCACTGATTGCATCCATCCTGGAAGAAGGAAAAGACCGGCTCGAAGGCGTGGAGCGCTTGATCCTGCAGCCGAACGTCCACGCCCAAGCGATACGGCAATGGGCAGTCCAAAACGGCTGGCACATTGTCGCAGAAGAGATCTTGAAGGAAAAAGACAAGATCTATGAGATCCTAGTGCTGGAGCCGACTGCTGAAGAAGTGCAGCTAGATGCGAAAGAGTTGCTATTCGGCCCGGAGCTATTAAAACAGCAAACCGAAATTTTCAAGGAAAAGTGGCAGCGCGAGGCGACACAGTGGAAAGCGATCGCCGAGCGCTTGGAGAACACACAACAAACCGAAGACATTCGTACGAAAAAAGAGCAATTGCTCGAAAAAATCGCATTGATGGAAGAGGTGTTTGCGGATGAAAATTCCTAA
- a CDS encoding DEAD/DEAH box helicase: MTKFNEYRLKPFLLEAVEKLGFTEPTAIQKEMIPQIMSGNSAIGQSHTGTGKTHSFIIPIVERIDVSKQEVQAVIAAPTRELGTQIFNEIQKLIGDSGIEVKSFIGGTDKQRSINKLKTQPHIVIGTPGRLKDLVNENALLVHTAKILVVDEADLAFDMGFIEEIDQVAGKMRDDLEMYVFSATIPEKLKPFLKKYMANPAHIKIGDKRPTAEGLDFYLVPVRSKKKVERLQEIMKIINPYLAIIFVNTRTNADYIAEELSKSGIRVGKIHGDLAPRERVKVMKQVRDLEYQYIVATDLAARGIDIQGVSHVINYELPEDLEFFIHRVGRTARAGLKGVAITLFSPEDEDAIVRVEKMGIPFQQKDIVKGEFVDMKERHGRKKRVRTENEADTKAKSMVHKPKSVKPMYKKKMKWKMDEIKKAERRKNRKK, encoded by the coding sequence ATGACAAAATTCAACGAATACCGTCTCAAGCCATTTTTGCTTGAAGCGGTCGAAAAACTCGGTTTCACAGAACCGACAGCTATCCAAAAGGAAATGATTCCACAAATCATGAGTGGAAACAGTGCCATTGGCCAGTCCCATACAGGTACAGGCAAGACCCATAGTTTTATCATCCCGATCGTCGAACGCATAGATGTTTCGAAACAGGAAGTCCAAGCAGTAATCGCTGCACCGACGCGAGAACTTGGGACGCAAATTTTCAACGAAATCCAGAAATTGATTGGCGATTCCGGCATCGAAGTGAAATCGTTCATCGGCGGAACGGATAAACAGCGTTCGATCAATAAATTGAAAACGCAGCCGCATATCGTTATCGGGACACCAGGACGCTTGAAAGACCTCGTCAACGAAAATGCGTTGCTCGTCCATACCGCTAAGATCTTAGTCGTCGATGAGGCTGACTTGGCATTCGACATGGGCTTTATCGAAGAGATCGACCAAGTCGCAGGGAAAATGCGCGACGATCTGGAAATGTACGTATTTTCTGCCACGATTCCAGAGAAACTCAAGCCGTTCTTGAAGAAATACATGGCCAACCCGGCTCATATCAAAATCGGCGACAAACGCCCGACGGCTGAAGGGCTGGACTTTTATTTAGTGCCAGTGCGCAGCAAGAAAAAAGTCGAGCGTTTACAGGAAATAATGAAAATCATCAATCCCTACCTTGCGATCATTTTTGTCAACACGCGCACCAATGCCGACTATATCGCTGAAGAATTATCGAAAAGCGGCATCCGCGTAGGGAAGATCCATGGCGATCTGGCACCGCGCGAGCGCGTCAAGGTGATGAAGCAAGTACGTGATCTGGAGTATCAATACATCGTAGCGACAGACCTTGCCGCACGCGGAATCGATATCCAAGGCGTCAGCCATGTCATCAACTACGAATTGCCGGAAGACCTGGAATTCTTCATCCACCGCGTCGGGCGGACAGCGCGTGCGGGCCTTAAAGGCGTCGCCATCACCTTGTTCAGCCCGGAAGATGAAGACGCCATTGTCCGCGTCGAGAAGATGGGGATCCCGTTCCAGCAAAAGGATATCGTCAAAGGCGAATTTGTCGATATGAAAGAGCGCCACGGCCGTAAAAAACGTGTGCGCACGGAGAATGAAGCCGATACTAAGGCGAAATCAATGGTCCACAAACCGAAAAGCGTAAAACCGATGTACAAGAAGAAAATGAAATGGAAAATGGACGAAATCAAAAAAGCGGAACGACGCAAAAACCGCAAAAAGTAA
- a CDS encoding ATP-binding cassette domain-containing protein yields the protein MAAPLINIKEVSYEYEQTKALDHISMTVEEGDFLAILGPNGSGKSTLLKIMLGLIRPSEGSVELFGIDSRQSKHREWIGYVSQNRIHSTRLFRPLCRKWWQGPGEKAGLFHKLPKTHHSKSKKRSMRSA from the coding sequence ATGGCAGCGCCATTGATCAACATTAAAGAAGTTAGCTATGAATATGAACAAACGAAAGCATTGGACCACATATCGATGACGGTGGAGGAAGGCGATTTCCTGGCGATACTCGGCCCGAACGGATCGGGGAAATCGACTTTATTGAAAATCATGCTCGGGCTCATCCGGCCATCCGAAGGCAGCGTGGAATTGTTCGGCATTGATTCGAGGCAATCCAAACACCGCGAATGGATCGGTTATGTGTCGCAAAATCGAATTCATTCAACTCGGCTTTTCCGGCCACTGTGCAGGAAGTGGTGGCAGGGGCCTGGCGAAAAGGCCGGGCTGTTCCATAAATTGCCGAAAACACATCACAGCAAGTCGAAGAAGCGCTCGATGCGGTCGGCATGA
- a CDS encoding ATP-binding cassette domain-containing protein, translating into MKSFKTAASVSYRGQQQRVFIARALVAKPKVLILDEPTVGIDVQNVQAFDMLAALNRERNITLVLVTHDVDTVTDRISHVACLNQTIHFHGFKDQLHMMSDEKREAWYGHSVRKIHHTEGSHTHA; encoded by the coding sequence ATGAAATCATTTAAAACCGCAGCATCAGTGAGCTATCGGGGCCAGCAGCAGCGCGTCTTTATCGCACGCGCGCTCGTCGCCAAGCCGAAAGTGCTTATACTCGATGAGCCGACAGTCGGCATCGATGTCCAGAATGTCCAAGCTTTCGACATGCTCGCTGCGCTCAATCGGGAACGTAATATTACGCTGGTGCTCGTGACGCACGACGTCGATACGGTGACCGATCGCATCTCGCACGTCGCATGCTTGAACCAGACCATCCATTTCCACGGCTTTAAAGACCAATTGCATATGATGAGCGATGAGAAGCGCGAAGCGTGGTATGGCCATTCCGTCCGGAAAATCCATCATACGGAAGGAAGCCATACGCATGCTTGA
- a CDS encoding metal ABC transporter permease, whose product MLDAILSYEFLQNAFASGLIIGVIAPLLGVFIVVRRLSLIADALSHVTLAGIAGSLYLSQSVGALALLNPLYLGIASSVMGSMLIERLRSVYKHYEELAIPIILSAGIGFGAIFISLAEGFSSDLFGYLFGTVSAVSRQDLFIVAGIAVIVLAFIRIFFKELFVLSFDDEYARASGLPAKWIHFLFMIVTALVIAGSMRIVGILLVSSLMTIPVATAMRVAKSFKQTIWLSILFGEISVLTGLVAAFYFDLAPGGTIVVTSIAILLVILAYRKISLSKKRGAAA is encoded by the coding sequence ATGCTTGACGCCATACTGTCCTATGAATTTCTGCAAAACGCATTCGCATCCGGCTTGATCATCGGCGTCATTGCGCCGCTGCTCGGCGTCTTCATCGTCGTGAGAAGGCTGTCGCTGATCGCAGATGCCTTGAGCCATGTGACGCTTGCCGGCATTGCCGGAAGCCTTTATCTAAGCCAAAGTGTCGGGGCACTGGCGTTACTGAACCCGCTGTATCTCGGGATCGCCTCGTCGGTGATGGGCTCGATGCTCATCGAGCGGCTGCGCAGTGTCTATAAGCATTACGAAGAACTGGCCATCCCGATCATCCTTTCCGCAGGCATTGGCTTCGGGGCCATTTTCATTTCCCTGGCGGAAGGATTTTCGAGCGATTTGTTCGGCTACCTCTTCGGCACGGTCTCAGCCGTCAGCCGGCAGGATTTATTTATCGTCGCAGGAATCGCCGTGATCGTGTTGGCGTTTATCCGTATCTTCTTCAAGGAATTATTTGTCTTGTCCTTCGACGATGAATACGCACGGGCATCCGGCCTGCCTGCAAAATGGATCCACTTCCTGTTCATGATCGTCACGGCCTTAGTCATTGCCGGTTCGATGCGCATCGTCGGCATACTTCTCGTGTCATCACTGATGACCATCCCGGTAGCGACGGCAATGCGCGTCGCCAAAAGCTTCAAGCAAACCATCTGGCTATCGATCCTATTCGGTGAAATATCGGTCCTGACCGGGCTGGTCGCTGCGTTTTACTTCGATTTAGCGCCAGGCGGCACGATTGTCGTCACATCCATTGCCATTTTGCTGGTCATTCTGGCTTATCGAAAAATCTCGTTATCTAAGAAAAGGGGGGCAGCCGCATGA
- a CDS encoding Fur family transcriptional regulator, translating into MNLQKAWGILKENGFKETTKRNQILEIFEGDERYLTARDILDVMQKDYPSMSYDTVYRNLATFVSLDILEATELSGEKHFRMHCESDHHHHHFICMDCGKIKEIPLCPMDLLGAALPAYEIDNHKFEIYGKCPECK; encoded by the coding sequence ATGAATTTACAAAAAGCGTGGGGCATCCTGAAAGAAAACGGTTTTAAAGAAACGACAAAACGCAATCAGATCCTGGAAATTTTCGAAGGGGACGAACGCTATCTGACCGCCCGTGATATTTTGGATGTCATGCAAAAAGACTATCCAAGCATGAGCTACGATACCGTTTACCGCAACTTGGCGACGTTTGTGTCGCTCGATATTTTGGAGGCGACCGAGTTGTCCGGCGAAAAGCATTTCCGCATGCATTGCGAAAGCGACCATCACCACCATCATTTTATTTGCATGGATTGCGGCAAGATCAAGGAAATTCCGCTTTGCCCGATGGACTTGTTGGGTGCGGCGTTGCCGGCCTATGAAATCGACAACCACAAATTCGAAATCTACGGGAAATGCCCGGAATGTAAATAA
- the ispG gene encoding flavodoxin-dependent (E)-4-hydroxy-3-methylbut-2-enyl-diphosphate synthase yields the protein MSEMTHRSKTRPVKVGDITIGGSNELFIQSMATTKTHDVEATVAEILRLEEAGCQVVRVACPDERAAYAIGEIKKRINIPLVVDIHFDYKLALIAIEQGADKIRINPGNIGRREKVEAVVNAAKAKGIPIRIGVNAGSLERKILEKYGYPTADGMVESALHHIKILEDLDFHDIIVSLKASDVSLAVEAYEKASKAFDYPLHLGITESGTLFSGTVKSSAGLGALLAKGIGNTLRVSLSADPVEEVKVARELLKVFGLSSNAATLISCPTCGRIEIDLISIANEVEEYISHIKAPLKVAVLGCAVNGPGEAREADIGIAGARGEGLLFMHGKTVRKVPEETMVEELKIEIDKLAEEYFAKQAEEKKQKELEQQQA from the coding sequence ATGAGCGAAATGACTCACCGTTCAAAAACACGCCCCGTCAAAGTCGGCGATATAACGATTGGCGGCAGTAATGAACTATTTATACAAAGTATGGCGACAACGAAAACACATGACGTAGAAGCAACGGTTGCGGAGATTCTCCGCCTCGAAGAAGCCGGATGCCAAGTCGTCCGTGTGGCTTGTCCTGATGAGCGGGCAGCTTATGCCATCGGCGAAATCAAGAAGCGCATCAATATCCCGCTTGTTGTCGATATTCATTTCGATTACAAACTGGCTTTGATCGCCATCGAGCAAGGTGCCGATAAAATCCGCATCAATCCAGGCAATATCGGCCGCCGCGAAAAAGTCGAAGCGGTCGTCAATGCAGCCAAAGCGAAAGGCATCCCGATCCGCATCGGTGTCAACGCCGGTTCGCTCGAACGCAAAATCCTTGAGAAATACGGCTATCCGACAGCGGACGGCATGGTGGAATCAGCATTGCACCATATCAAGATCCTAGAAGACCTTGATTTCCATGACATCATCGTCTCGTTGAAAGCATCAGACGTGAGCCTTGCTGTCGAAGCATATGAAAAAGCATCGAAAGCATTCGACTACCCGCTCCACCTCGGTATTACAGAATCCGGCACATTGTTCTCCGGAACTGTGAAAAGTTCTGCCGGGCTCGGGGCATTGCTCGCTAAAGGCATCGGCAATACACTCCGCGTCTCCTTAAGCGCAGACCCTGTCGAAGAAGTCAAAGTAGCCCGTGAACTATTGAAAGTCTTCGGTTTGTCTTCAAACGCAGCGACGCTCATCTCATGCCCGACTTGCGGACGCATCGAGATTGACTTGATTTCCATCGCGAACGAAGTGGAAGAATACATCTCCCACATCAAAGCACCGCTTAAAGTCGCTGTTCTCGGCTGTGCCGTTAACGGCCCAGGTGAAGCACGTGAAGCCGACATCGGCATCGCCGGCGCACGCGGTGAAGGCCTGCTCTTCATGCACGGGAAAACAGTCCGTAAAGTGCCTGAAGAAACAATGGTCGAAGAATTGAAGATCGAGATCGATAAATTGGCAGAAGAATATTTCGCCAAACAAGCTGAAGAGAAAAAGCAAAAGGAACTTGAACAACAACAAGCATAA
- a CDS encoding DUF1189 family protein encodes MNLYQLLKASFMEPKKRAAVRIMPIGRILKFVFLFITLLSLISFAEFVLGIGSSSSELEGLLQFIEEIEWLLYPFALVFLFVSTTLYHFIKISVFAVFGYGFLAWLKRRGEYRHMWRTAALAVTVPTIAAYVASFWVNSLWISLLTSLWTLFLLYSAARFYPKAPPVKKPS; translated from the coding sequence GTGAATCTCTACCAACTATTGAAAGCAAGCTTCATGGAACCGAAAAAACGGGCGGCGGTCCGTATTATGCCGATCGGCCGCATTTTGAAATTCGTTTTTTTGTTCATCACATTGCTTTCACTTATCTCATTTGCCGAGTTCGTGCTTGGCATCGGCTCGAGCTCCTCTGAACTAGAAGGCCTGCTGCAATTCATAGAAGAAATCGAATGGCTGCTCTACCCGTTTGCGCTCGTTTTTTTATTTGTCTCGACGACGCTCTACCATTTCATCAAAATCAGCGTCTTTGCGGTGTTCGGCTATGGCTTCCTCGCCTGGCTCAAGCGCCGCGGGGAATACCGCCATATGTGGCGCACAGCGGCACTCGCCGTTACTGTGCCGACTATCGCTGCGTATGTAGCGAGTTTCTGGGTCAATAGCTTGTGGATTTCGCTGTTGACGAGTTTATGGACACTGTTTCTTCTATATAGTGCAGCACGTTTCTATCCGAAAGCCCCACCTGTAAAAAAACCGAGCTAA
- a CDS encoding Na/Pi cotransporter family protein translates to MEMNWQELLFTFFGGLGIFLFSIKYMGDALQKAAGDKLRDILDRFTTNPFMGVLVGIVVTILIQSSSGTTVIVVGLVSAGFMTLRQAIGVIMGANIGTTVTAFIIGLDVGAYALPIMAVGAFLIFFVKKNQIQNIGQVIFGFGGLFFGMETMSGAMKPLRELPAFIDMTVNLSEFPILGVAAGTIFTFIVQSSSGTIAILQGLYAENLVTLDAALPVLFGDNIGTTVTAVLAALGTSIAARRAAAVHVLFNVIGSVIFLILLVPFTAYVEWLTGVLDLEPKMQIAFAHGTFNVANTLIQFPLIGAWAYLVTKVIPGDEVLVEFKPKHLDLNFIEQSPSIALGQAKEEVLRMGKYSVQGLEETYEYLKTKSKKHAEMGYQLEDAINNLDGKITDYLVLISAESISAADSTRHTMLMETVRDIERIGDHFENIIELIDYQEANKVKLTGEAMEDLDEMFTLTIATVSKSLDALDTTSHELAREVAEQEDLIDKMERKFRKKHILRLNEGACSAQAGIVFVDIVSNLERIGDHSVNIAEAILGNRT, encoded by the coding sequence GTGGAAATGAATTGGCAGGAATTGCTGTTTACCTTCTTCGGGGGTCTCGGTATTTTCCTATTCTCAATCAAGTATATGGGTGACGCTTTGCAGAAAGCTGCAGGCGATAAACTGCGGGACATTTTGGACCGTTTTACGACCAATCCGTTCATGGGTGTCTTGGTCGGTATCGTAGTAACGATTTTGATCCAATCGAGTTCGGGCACGACCGTTATCGTCGTCGGCCTTGTAAGTGCAGGCTTCATGACGCTGAGACAAGCGATCGGCGTCATTATGGGTGCGAATATCGGGACGACCGTTACAGCATTCATCATCGGCTTGGACGTAGGGGCATACGCATTGCCAATCATGGCGGTCGGTGCATTCTTGATTTTCTTCGTCAAGAAAAACCAGATCCAAAATATCGGGCAAGTCATCTTCGGTTTCGGCGGACTATTCTTCGGGATGGAAACGATGAGCGGGGCAATGAAGCCGCTGCGTGAATTGCCGGCTTTCATCGACATGACCGTCAACTTGAGTGAATTCCCGATCCTCGGCGTTGCAGCAGGGACAATCTTCACGTTCATCGTCCAAAGCTCCAGCGGAACGATCGCCATCTTGCAAGGGCTCTATGCAGAGAACTTGGTTACGCTTGATGCCGCATTGCCGGTTCTATTCGGTGACAATATCGGGACGACCGTTACGGCGGTGCTCGCAGCACTTGGTACATCCATTGCAGCGCGCCGTGCAGCAGCTGTCCACGTCTTGTTCAATGTCATCGGCTCCGTCATCTTCCTGATCCTGCTCGTGCCGTTTACAGCGTATGTCGAGTGGCTTACGGGCGTTTTGGATCTCGAGCCAAAAATGCAGATTGCATTCGCACACGGGACGTTCAACGTCGCGAACACATTGATCCAATTCCCGTTGATTGGCGCTTGGGCATACCTCGTGACAAAAGTGATCCCTGGCGACGAAGTGCTTGTCGAATTCAAGCCGAAGCATCTGGACTTGAACTTCATCGAGCAATCGCCATCGATCGCTCTTGGCCAAGCCAAAGAAGAAGTATTGCGCATGGGTAAATATTCTGTGCAAGGACTGGAAGAAACGTATGAATATTTGAAAACGAAAAGCAAGAAACATGCTGAAATGGGCTATCAATTAGAAGATGCCATCAATAACCTGGACGGCAAAATTACCGATTACCTGGTACTCATTTCTGCAGAATCGATCTCAGCAGCGGATTCCACTCGCCACACGATGCTGATGGAAACGGTCCGTGATATCGAACGGATCGGCGACCATTTCGAGAACATCATCGAATTGATCGATTACCAGGAAGCCAATAAAGTGAAATTGACCGGGGAAGCGATGGAAGACTTGGACGAAATGTTCACATTGACCATTGCGACGGTGTCGAAATCACTTGATGCACTTGACACGACAAGCCATGAGCTTGCACGTGAAGTGGCAGAGCAGGAAGACTTGATCGACAAAATGGAACGCAAATTCCGTAAAAAACATATCCTTCGCCTGAACGAAGGCGCATGTTCCGCTCAAGCGGGAATCGTCTTTGTCGATATCGTCAGCAACTTGGAGCGGATCGGCGACCACTCCGTCAATATCGCGGAAGCCATACTCGGTAACCGTACTTGA
- a CDS encoding superoxide dismutase, whose product MAYELPELPYAYDALEPHIDKETMNIHHTKHHNTYVTNVNAALEGHDDLSSKSIEELISDLNAVPEDIRTAVRNNGGGHANHSLFWQLLSPNGGGQPTGAVADAINNKFGSFDEFKEKFEAAGKTRFGSGWAWLVVSNGELEVTSTPNQDSPLSEGNTPMLGVDVWEHAYYLKYQNRRPDYLAAFWNVVNWDEVSKRYEATK is encoded by the coding sequence ATGGCATACGAACTACCGGAACTACCTTACGCGTACGATGCGCTAGAACCGCACATCGACAAAGAAACAATGAACATCCACCACACGAAACACCACAACACGTACGTAACAAACGTAAATGCGGCCTTGGAAGGTCATGACGATCTTTCTTCAAAATCAATCGAAGAATTGATTTCTGACTTGAACGCAGTGCCGGAAGATATCCGCACAGCTGTCCGCAACAACGGCGGCGGCCACGCGAACCACTCGCTATTCTGGCAGCTTCTTTCCCCGAACGGTGGAGGACAGCCGACTGGTGCAGTAGCTGACGCGATCAACAACAAATTCGGAAGCTTTGACGAGTTCAAAGAAAAATTCGAAGCTGCAGGTAAAACACGCTTCGGTTCTGGCTGGGCTTGGCTAGTCGTTTCTAACGGCGAGCTCGAAGTCACGTCAACGCCAAACCAAGATTCTCCTCTATCTGAAGGAAACACGCCGATGCTTGGAGTAGACGTTTGGGAACACGCATACTACTTGAAATACCAGAACCGCCGCCCGGACTATTTGGCAGCATTCTGGAACGTTGTCAACTGGGACGAAGTGTCCAAGCGCTACGAAGCTACTAAATAA
- a CDS encoding penicillin-binding transpeptidase domain-containing protein: MKTPQKRRVSLAKSKLQSNTTFRMNILFFAIFLLFSMLILRLGYLQIVKGEDYARAIARTEEVAVNTSVPRGRIFDSAGRLQVDNEPVNSITYTKMQTTKSSEMMEVAEELAKLIEKDTEKVTLRDKQDFYIQLNTESATEKVTAEERAAIEAEDIPQKEKQQKLDALVREKITDEELDSLTEEQLEVLAIYREMTSGYALSPQIIKGEGVTDEEFAVVSERLTDPKLEGVNTVADWKRVKMTDLTILGSTTSPDQGIPANRLDYYLSRDYSRNDRVGTSFLEQQYEDVLQGQKSSVKNVTDGRGRVIETVPVDEGEPGKDLVMTIDSELQYELEKIVEEKLLALKAGPNSQLVKDAYLVMMNPQTGDVLSMVGKRVGEDENGRRVVNDYAFGTFTAAHEMGSTIKGATLLTGYEQDAVEMGEVQIDEPLKFAGTTQKNSIFNTTPFNRIPMNDLMAIERSSNVYMFKIALDIADRQYQYNRPLSVAPESFAVMRNSFAQFGLGVETGIDLPNEGTGYLGGTYPGPKLLDLAIGQFDTYTPMQLAQYISTIANDGYRVQPHVVKEIRKASPDGETLGPIETVIEPKIMNRINNTQEEIDRVKEGMRNVYIGSSGSARAQFSDTPYTAAGKTGTAEAYFFERGHELHGTVNVNIAHVGFAPYENPEIAYAVVIPYVTTDPTKVPKTNNEIARAAADKYFELKEQRSEDEANEIKPPFSGTRIE, from the coding sequence ATGAAAACCCCTCAAAAACGGCGTGTTTCGCTGGCGAAGTCCAAACTCCAGTCCAATACGACCTTCCGGATGAACATCCTCTTTTTTGCTATTTTTCTGCTGTTTTCCATGCTCATCCTGCGCCTAGGGTATTTGCAGATCGTTAAAGGTGAGGATTACGCCCGCGCAATTGCCAGAACCGAGGAAGTGGCCGTGAACACCAGCGTGCCGCGGGGACGGATTTTTGATTCTGCAGGACGTTTGCAAGTCGATAACGAGCCCGTCAACAGCATTACCTACACAAAGATGCAAACGACGAAAAGCAGTGAGATGATGGAAGTGGCTGAAGAGCTCGCTAAATTGATCGAAAAAGATACTGAAAAAGTGACCTTGCGCGATAAGCAAGACTTTTACATACAATTGAATACCGAAAGTGCAACTGAAAAAGTAACCGCTGAAGAGCGCGCTGCGATTGAAGCGGAAGATATTCCTCAAAAGGAAAAGCAGCAGAAGCTTGATGCCTTGGTCCGTGAGAAAATCACGGATGAAGAACTCGACAGCCTGACGGAGGAACAATTGGAAGTTCTCGCGATATACAGGGAAATGACCTCTGGCTATGCGTTGTCGCCGCAGATCATCAAAGGCGAGGGCGTTACCGACGAAGAATTCGCTGTCGTGTCGGAGCGTTTAACGGACCCGAAATTAGAAGGTGTCAATACGGTCGCTGACTGGAAGCGCGTGAAAATGACCGATTTGACGATCCTCGGCAGCACGACGTCGCCTGACCAAGGGATCCCGGCCAACCGCCTCGATTATTATTTAAGCCGCGACTACTCACGTAATGACCGCGTCGGCACGAGCTTCTTGGAACAGCAATATGAAGATGTGCTGCAAGGGCAGAAATCGAGCGTCAAAAACGTTACCGACGGCCGAGGCCGCGTCATCGAAACGGTACCGGTTGATGAAGGCGAACCCGGAAAAGATTTGGTTATGACGATCGACAGCGAACTCCAGTATGAGCTGGAAAAAATCGTGGAAGAAAAGTTGCTCGCATTGAAGGCGGGGCCAAACTCACAGCTTGTCAAAGATGCATACTTGGTCATGATGAATCCGCAAACAGGTGATGTGCTGTCGATGGTCGGTAAACGCGTCGGCGAAGATGAAAACGGCAGACGCGTCGTCAATGATTATGCGTTCGGTACGTTCACGGCTGCCCATGAGATGGGTTCCACCATCAAAGGTGCCACATTGCTGACGGGATATGAACAAGATGCCGTGGAGATGGGGGAAGTGCAGATCGACGAACCGCTGAAATTTGCGGGCACCACCCAGAAAAACTCGATTTTCAATACGACTCCATTCAATCGCATCCCGATGAACGATTTGATGGCAATTGAACGGTCATCCAACGTTTATATGTTCAAAATCGCTTTGGATATCGCCGATCGGCAATATCAATACAACCGGCCGTTGAGCGTCGCCCCGGAAAGTTTTGCCGTTATGCGCAATTCCTTCGCGCAATTTGGGCTCGGTGTTGAGACTGGCATCGATTTGCCGAACGAAGGCACCGGCTATCTTGGCGGCACGTATCCTGGGCCGAAATTATTGGACCTTGCGATCGGACAATTTGATACGTATACACCGATGCAATTGGCACAGTATATCTCCACCATCGCCAATGATGGCTACCGTGTGCAGCCGCATGTCGTCAAGGAGATCCGCAAAGCTTCTCCAGATGGCGAGACGCTCGGGCCGATCGAGACGGTCATCGAACCGAAGATCATGAACCGCATCAATAATACGCAAGAAGAAATCGACCGCGTTAAAGAAGGCATGCGCAATGTGTATATCGGAAGCTCCGGCTCGGCGCGCGCGCAGTTCAGCGATACGCCGTATACCGCAGCCGGCAAAACTGGTACAGCAGAAGCTTATTTCTTTGAGCGCGGCCATGAATTGCACGGTACGGTGAACGTCAATATCGCGCATGTTGGCTTCGCCCCATATGAAAACCCGGAAATCGCGTATGCGGTTGTCATTCCATACGTAACGACCGATCCAACCAAAGTGCCAAAGACCAATAATGAAATCGCTCGAGCTGCGGCAGACAAGTATTTCGAATTGAAAGAACAGCGCAGCGAAGACGAAGCGAATGAAATCAAGCCGCCTTTCAGCGGAACACGAATTGAATAA